The Candidatus Latescibacter sp. nucleotide sequence ACTCCGAAGAATCAACCTCATGATAGGAGCCGTCCACAAGCTTCACATGAATATCCACCATCGGGAATCCGGCTATGACCCCTGAATTCATGGCATCTTGGGCGCCCTTGCGGCAGGCGCCTATGAATTCCCGCGGAATGGCGCCTCCTACAATCTTGTCTTCAAATACCATGCCGGCGCCTTTTTCAGTCGGCCCGATGATGATTTCAACATGCCCGTACTGGCCGCGCCCGCCGCTCTGACGGATAAACTTGCCCTCGCTCTCTACCTCATGGGTAATCGATTCACGGTATGCGACCTGGGGTTTTCCAACATTGGCCTGTACTTTGAACTCACGGCGCAGGCGTTCGACCAGAATCTCCAGGTGAAGCTCTCCCATGCCGGAAAGAATGGTCTGGCCGGTTTCGGGATCGGTCTTTACCTTGAATGTGGGATCTTCTTCCGCAAGCTTGGCAAGCGAAACGTCCAACTGTTCCTGATCGGATTTTGTCTTGGGTTCTACCGCAACGTGTATTACAGGGGAGGGGAAAACCATGCGTTCAAGTATAATGGGATTTTTCAGATCACAGAGGGTGTCGCCGGTTACCGTATGTTTCAGCCCTACTGCGGCCAGAATGTCTCCGGTCATGGCAAAATCGACATCCTCGCGTTTATTGGCGTGCATTCGGAGAATCCGGCCCAGCCGCTCTTTTTTCTCGGTGGTCGAATTGATTACCATGTCTCCCTTGCGCACCACTCCGGAATACACACGGAAAAATATCAGCTTCCCGACATGAGGGTCGGTGGCCACCTTGAAAGCCAGGGCGCTGAACGGTTCTTTATCGGAAGGTTTGCGCTCGATGATCTTATCGGTCTTTGAATGATGTCCTATTACCGAAGCCATTTCTTCAGGGGAGGGGAGAAAATTGACTACCGCATCCATGAGATGGCGGATTCCCTTGTTCTTGAAAGCCGCGCCGAGAAGGACCGGAGTGATATGGCCGGATATTGTGGCTTTACGGATCGCGGCGTGGATCTGTTCCTCGTTGATGGGTTTCTCGTTAAGAAAAAGCTCAATGAGCGAATCGTCAAAATCGGAAACCGCCTCGATCATCTTCTCACGGTATTCATGGGCGATATCTTTCAGGTCTGCGGGAATCGTTTCCTCGAAAAAGGTGAGACTTGCCCCTTCACCTTCATAGAGAATGGCTTTGTTGGCTATGAGATCGATGATACCGGAGAACAGGTCGCCGGAGCCGATAGGTATCTGGATAGGAATGAACGTCGAGCGGAGCCGCTCGTGCATCATGTTGATGACCCGGTAGAAATCGGCCCCCGTACGGTCCATTTTGTTGACAAACGCAATCCGAGGAACACGGTATTCGTCGGCCTGACGCCATACCGTTTCGCTCTGCGGCTCAACTCCGCCCACCGCACAGAAAAGTCCGATCGCTCCGTCCAGCACCCGGAGAGACCTCTGTACCTCCGCCGTGAAATCCACATGGCCGGGAGTATCGATGATGTTGATGAGCGTATCACGCCAGAAACAGGTGGTAGCCGCCGAGGTGATAGTTATACCGCGCTCCCTCTCCTGCTCCATCCAGTCCATCGTTGCGGAACCGTCGTGCACTTCACCCATGCGATGCACTTTGCCGGTATAGTACAGTATCCGCTCCGTGGTGGTGGTCTTTCCGGCATCAATGTGGGCCATGATGCCTATGTTTCTTGTATCTCTCAGGGGAAAAGCGCGTTCCATATTTTCTTCCGTATTCTCATTACGATGAAAAAAACTCGGGCGACTATGACGCTCCCGAGTCATTCACCTTTGCTTATAACCGCCTGGACGGTTACAGTTCAAATCCGATGTGTATTAATCTGGCTTTGATTACCAGCGATAGTGAGCAAAAGCCTTATTCGCTTCAGCCATCTTGTGAGTATCATCGCGTTTTTTGACCGACGCGCCCTGGTTCTTCGAGGCTGCATCCATCTCCATCGCCAGTTTCTCAGCCATGGTCTTTTCCGTGCGAGCCTGCGAATACTGAATGAGCCACCGGATCGAAAGGGCCATCCGGCGCTCGGACCTGATTTCAACCGGGACCTGATAGGTTGCTCCGCCTACCCGGCGGCTTTTCACCTCGACCACG carries:
- the fusA gene encoding elongation factor G, with the protein product MERAFPLRDTRNIGIMAHIDAGKTTTTERILYYTGKVHRMGEVHDGSATMDWMEQERERGITITSAATTCFWRDTLINIIDTPGHVDFTAEVQRSLRVLDGAIGLFCAVGGVEPQSETVWRQADEYRVPRIAFVNKMDRTGADFYRVINMMHERLRSTFIPIQIPIGSGDLFSGIIDLIANKAILYEGEGASLTFFEETIPADLKDIAHEYREKMIEAVSDFDDSLIELFLNEKPINEEQIHAAIRKATISGHITPVLLGAAFKNKGIRHLMDAVVNFLPSPEEMASVIGHHSKTDKIIERKPSDKEPFSALAFKVATDPHVGKLIFFRVYSGVVRKGDMVINSTTEKKERLGRILRMHANKREDVDFAMTGDILAAVGLKHTVTGDTLCDLKNPIILERMVFPSPVIHVAVEPKTKSDQEQLDVSLAKLAEEDPTFKVKTDPETGQTILSGMGELHLEILVERLRREFKVQANVGKPQVAYRESITHEVESEGKFIRQSGGRGQYGHVEIIIGPTEKGAGMVFEDKIVGGAIPREFIGACRKGAQDAMNSGVIAGFPMVDIHVKLVDGSYHEVDSSELAFRIATSIAVQEGVKKAGPVLLEPIMSVEVITPQQYSGDIMGDLNMRRGKIEKIENRPDAQIIRGLVPLSEMFGYSTRLRSMSQGRAIYTMEFHSYIPVSPNLARELVAQFGGKYQEV
- the rpsG gene encoding 30S ribosomal protein S7, which codes for MPRRRKVTKRQLLPDPKFKSVLVTRFINNLMKEGKKSVAESIFYGAIEYIENRTGQNGLDVFQKAIDNVKPVVEVKSRRVGGATYQVPVEIRSERRMALSIRWLIQYSQARTEKTMAEKLAMEMDAASKNQGASVKKRDDTHKMAEANKAFAHYRW